The Macaca nemestrina isolate mMacNem1 chromosome 1, mMacNem.hap1, whole genome shotgun sequence genome contains the following window.
GCATCCCATTATTCCATGAGAGGGGGAGATTAAAATTGCAGCTCGCTAGAGCTGATGAAAAGAGATCAGTTCCCTTTTCGTTTGAATACTGATGTTCTAGAGGGGATGGGTATGCCACCCTTACTCCTTCTTGTGTTCTTCTGACACAAAGGAGGCAAAGAAATGTATGACTCCTAGAAGGCATCTCCTCCTAATGGAGAGGGACAAGTAAGAAGtatgtttctgaaatattttcaggTCCTAATTTTATTAGGGTACCCACTAGGATTACTGGTATCTGATCTATCCCCATGATTCCTCCATCTTTGACATATCTGCTGTTTGGTAGCTCAGGATGGAGCAATATAGTGGACTCTGGCCCCTTGAGTTCATTCAaccttccctccacccccacctagGGGTATTGCACAAGGGCCCTAAAAGTGGCCACAGGAACAGGGCAAAGAGACTTCACTGCCACACTTACAGTTTGAGGAGCCCCAATCTCCCCAAATTCCAATCTGCTCATCCTTTTCTTGATCTCCCCAGATTCGCTTCACATTATCCTGACCAATCTTcaactcttctctctctctccatgtccagccaaatttcttttttcagtcaCTTACAGGGCTTCCGGTCAAAATTCACTAGGTAGGAGGGTCATCAGCTGGGAAGAACCGGCGCCTGGGGAACCTGGCTGGATAGGTATGGGGGAGCAAGGCCAGTCCCCTAGTCCCAGGTCCTCCCATGGCAGTCCCCCAACTCTAAGCACTCTCACTCTCCTGCTGCTCCTCTGTGGACATGGTAAGGAAGGGCCAGGGAAGGGTTTGGGGAAATCTAGAGGGTAGGCTGCTATGTAAGGGTGGGCACGTGAGCCTGAATGAGTGAGGAGAGATGTGCGCTGAGAGTCCCGGTCACTCGCCCTGCTCTCAAACAGGAATATTTTATTGCCCGTTCAGTTTGGGGAAGGCCACTGGGGAAGCCCTTGGTCGACAGGCAGAAGAGATGTGGTGGGCTTACACATTTTTAGTAAGACAGCCGAGAGAACTAGGGACAagggggttgggggctggggaaggcCCTTAGTTAGGTTTTAGGAAGACTGGAATCCCCTGATGAGATTTGGAAGAGTTATGAGCAAACTACACTCCGATAGAGCAGGGGTCTGAGGACCGTCTCACAATCCTCTCCCTTCTGTCTTTAGCTCATTCTCAATGCAAGATCCTCCGCTGCAATGCTGAGTATGTATCGTCCACTCTGAGCCTTAGAGGTGGCGGTTCATCAGGAGCACttcgaggaggaggaggaggaggaggccgggGTGGAGGGGTGGGCTCTGGCGGCCTCTGTCGAGCCCTCCGCTCCTATGCGCTCTGCACTCGGCGCACCGCCCGCACCTGCCGTGGGGACCTCGCCTTCCATTCGGCGGTACATGGCATCGAAGACCTGATGATCCAGCACAACTGCTCGCGCCAGGGCCCTACAGCCCCTCCCCCGCCCCGGGGCCCCGCCCTTCCAGGCGCAGGCTCCGGCCTCCCTGCCCCGGACCCTTGTGACTATGAAGGCCGGTTTTCCCGGCTGCATGGTCGTCCCCCGGGGTTCTTGCATTGCGCTTCCTTCGGGGACCCCCATGTGCGCAGCTTCCACCACCATTTTCACACATGCCGTGTCCAAGGAGCTTGGCCTCTACTGGATAACGACTTCCTCTTTGTCCAAGCCACCAGCTCCCCCATGGCGTTGGGGGCCAACGCTACCGCTACCCGGAAGGTCAGGCACTCAATCTTCCTTCCGATCTACCTCATCAGATTCTTCCACGGGCACCATTCCCCCCCATCGCCACTAGTCAACAGCAGTGCTCCCtaattcccttttcttcctcaACTTCTCCCTCATCTTGAATCACTCCCTTCTACCAAACAGTTGGAGCTGTAAATCACTTCCCCTTGATGGGAATTTCACTCAAATGCAGAAAACACTGAAGAGACATTGAAGAGAGCAGACCTGAGGAGTTTCAGAAGGGAAACTTTTCCCTCTCCTAGGAAGTTGCCAAGGTTAAGTAGAGAGAGGGGTTAAGTAGGGATGAGGTAATACTGGAAGGTAAATAGGAGAAGCAATCAAGGATTGAGGGCCATAATAGTCCTGCATCTCTACTTGGATCAGATCCCTAACTATGTATGAGGTCTGACTGGGGGGAAGATGCACTGAACCCAAAATGAACTGTTTTCCCTCTTGCCCTCACAGCTCACCATCATATTTAAGAACATGCAGGAATGCATTGATCAGAAGGTCTATCAGGCTGAGGTGGATAATCTTCCTGCAGCCTTTGAAGATGGTTCTGTCAATGGAGGTGACCGACCTGGGGGATCCAGTTTGTCCATTCAAACTGCTAACCCTGGGAACCACGTGGAGATCCAAGCTGCCTACATTGGCACAACTATAATCATTCGGCAGACAGCTGGGCAGCTCTCCTTCTCCATCAAGGTAGCAGAGGATGTGGCCATGGCCTTCTCAGCTGAACAGGACCTGCAGCTCTGTGTTGGGGGGTGCCCTCCAAGTCAGCGACTCTCTCGATCAGAGCGCAGTCGTCGGGGAGCTATAACCATTGATACTGCCAGACGGCTGTGTAAGGAAGGGCTTCCAGTGGAAGATGCTTACTTCCATTCCTGTGTCTTTGATGTTTTAATTTCTGGTGATCCCAACTTTACTGTGGCAGCTCAGGCAGCACTGGAGGATGCCCGAGCCTTCCTGCCAGACTTAGATAAGCTGCATCTCTTCCCTTCAGATGCTGGGGTTTCTCTTTCCTCAGCAACCTTCCTAGCCCCACCCCTTTCTGGGCTCTTTGTTCTGTGGCTTTGCATTCAGTAAGGAAGCCATCAGTCCTATTACTAGTTTGGAAATGATTTGGGGATAGAGATTGGCATAGAAGAATGTAAACAATCATTAAGGAAGCAGGGCCCAGAAGACACATGAAACAATGACATCATCCAGAGTCAGATGAGGCTGCAGTCCAGGGTTGAAATGATCACATAATAAGGATTCTGGGCAAGGTTTCTGCATTCCAGACCTCTTCGCCAAATTTTCCAGCCCCATTTACAGTAAACAAATTGTTCTTTCCATTTACCGCAGATTTCACCCTATAAGCTTAGAGGTCATGAAGGTTTTAACAATCAGTAAAGACTTAAGGGTTGAGATTTTTAAGAGGCAAGAGCTGAAAGCAGAAGACATGATCATTAGCCATAAGAAActcaaaggaagaagaaataattagGGAAAGAAGTCTATTtgatgaatatgtgtgtgtaagGTATGTTCTGCTTTCTTGGTTCAAAAATGAAGCGGGCGTTGTCTAGCTCTTAGGTGAAGGGAGTCTCTGCTTTGGAAGAACGGCACAGGTAGGACAGAAGTATCATCCCTACCCCTAACTGATCTGTTATTAAAGCTACAAATTCTTCACACCGTCCTCTGTTGCCTATGTTGAATCTCTTTACAGATGCTTGAAATGGAGTAAATGCAATGTGTTCACTCCACTGAAAGAGGGCTGGGAAGTATCAGATACTGTTTCCATCTCAGGGAGTTTACAGGCTATTGGAGAGACAAAACCATTCACATGAAAGAGTGATGAGTGTGTAATTATTCACTAAATCCTACAGTATGGTGTGTTCAGATGGGAAGATGGTAGATTTGAACTAaagtaataagaataataaaaggtAACAGAGAAGATGGGATTTGAAGTGAGCTTTGAAGACTGGATAAGATTCAAATTGTTAACGATCTTCCAGGCAACGAAAACCATCTGGAGTTATGCATAGATTCATGATTCAGTGAGGAAATGAACAAAACTCAAATGCAGTAGACAAGGAGTAATGGGACAGGAGGTTAGATGGGCAGAGGCCAGATTATGAAGCACCTTAAAAAGGGGGTAAGGGGTTTAAATTTGATTAATAGCCAACACTTATTGAAGCTTAAAATCTGCCAGGCAATGTTTTAAACCCTTTTAAAATATCGACTTAATTCTCATAGCTCTCTAAGGAAGGTGGTATTcttatctctatttttatataaGGAAACTTGCCTCCagtcacatagctaataaatTATGGAACTTGCCTCCAGTCACACAGTTAACAAAGGCAGAGCCAGAAACTGAACCTATGCCATTTGCATCcagaaacttaatttttaatcaCTATACTATATTGTCAAGGAAGCAGAGAGCTATTAAACATTCTAGTTGTGGAGCTGGTAAAGATTCTAAAAGGGGAGCTGTGGTGGTCGATGTCACCACAAAAGCGactctgaggctgggcacagtggctgacacctgtaattccagcactttgggaggccaaggtgggcggatcacttgaggccaggagtttgagagcagcctgggcaacactgcaaaaccccatctctactaaaaatacaagaaattagccaggcacgatagcccaagtctgtaatcccataatcccagctactcgaaaggcagaggcatgagaatcgagaattgcttgaaccggggccaggaagcggaggttacagtgagctgagaccacgccactacactccagcctgggcaacagagtgagactgtcaaaaaaaacaaaaacaaaaacaaaaacaaactactCTCTTCTACTCTCTTCTCATATAAAGCCAAAAAGAGAGAGTTGGAAAAGGAGGGAAAGCCCAAAGTTGAAGGAATCTAGTTTGTAGAAAAAAGACTAAGAAGAGATGCTGTTCTAGGTGAGGGTGCTCTAAAGTAACAATGCTGCTCTCAACAAAATTATAAAGGAGGTAACTTTTACATTTAATATCTTCCCGTTTCTGGTCTCATCCTCCCCACTCAGGTACTCCATAGCCGGGGGCCTGTCCTCCCTGCCCTAATCAAGTACTCACCATTATCTTCCACCTCTCCTCTCAGTCCCTGACACCTGACAATACTCCCCTGAACAAATATTATAGTAGGGCCCTTTGTATCTACTAATTCtgcatccacagattcaaccaaccacgcATTGAAAGTATTTGGgaagtggccgggcacggtggctcacacctgtaatcccagtactttgggaggctaaggcaggcgaatcacaaggtcaggagtttgagaccagcctgaccaacatggtgaaaccccgtctctactaaaaatacaaaaattagttgggcgtggtggcaggcacctgtaatcccagctactcaggaggctgaggcaggagaatcacttgaaactggaaggcggaggttacagtgagccgaaatcacgccattgcactccagcctaggctacaaagcaagactccatttcaaaaaaaaaaaaaaaagaaaagaaaatgtttgggggaaaaaaaaaaataacaacacaataataaaaaaaatacaaataggccgggcgcggtggctcaagcctgtaatcccagcactttgggaggctgagacgggcggatcacgaggtcaggagatcgagaccatcctggctaacacggtgaaaccccgtctctactaaaaaatacaaaaaaactagccggatgaggtggcgggtgcctgtagtcccagctacttgggaggctgaggcaggagaatggcataaacccgggaggtggagcttgcagtgagctgagatccggccactgcattccagcctgggcgacagagcaagactccgtctcaaaaaaaaaaaaaaaatacaaatacaaataaaaatacagtgttaacaattttttttttttttttttgagatggagtttcgctcttgctgcccaagctggagtgcgttggcatgatctcagctcactgcaatctccacctcccaggttcaagtgattctcctgcgtcagcctcccaagtagttgggattacaggcgcacgccaccatgccaggctaattttttgtatttttagtagaaacgggatttcaccatgttagccaggctggtcttgaactcctgacctcaggtgctccacccgccttagcctcccaaagtgctgggattacaggcgtgagccaccatgccgccAACAACTTTTTACAttgtatttacattgtattaggcattACAAGCAGTCTAGAGAATATTTAAAGTATAccgggctgggcgcagtgtctcatgcctgtaatcccagcactttgggaggccgaggtgggcagatctcttgaggccacgagttcgagatcagcctagccaacatggggaaaccctgtctctactaaaagtacaaaaattatctgggtgtggtggcgcttgcctgtagtcccagttgcttgggaggctgaggcaggagaatcacttgaacccaggaggcagaggttgcagtgagccgagagtcaGCCAGTCCAtttcagcatgggcaacagagtgagactctgtctccaaaaaaaaaaaaaaaaaaaaaaaaacagtatacgggagaatgtgcataggttatacgCAAATCGCAAATACTATACTATGCCATCTTATAGAAGGGACTTACGCgtcctcagattttggtatctgcagggttTGGgtggtcctagaaccaatcccctTTGTATATCAAGGGACAATTTTGGCCAGTACTTACCAGACAAGGTGTCCTATCTGGTCTGCCATTTCAAATTTCTCCTGCAATTCTTTATCCTCTAGTCCCTCCTCTCCACCTCTTCTAAGGACCACAGCCATTATGTCATTCCCTCAAAGCACTGTCTCTATGCTTTCCAAAATAACCTTTAGCTGATGGAGAAAATAATGtgttataatgaaaaaaaaaattgggggaagAGACATATCCAGGGCTATCTCTTCACTTCACAGAAAATATAGGTATTTTAACTCAAGACATCCTTTTGAAGAACTACTGTTTGTATTGGTTCTCTTAAAAGAGTAACTTTATCCCTCAGGTGTGGGAATTCCAAGTAAATTGAGAAGAATTTCACAGCCAGCTGGTAGGTGAAATTCTTTGATGACCACTGTCATGTAATACTCTTCCTTCGCCTAGGCTTAGAGCTAGccttattactttttttttcttttttctttttctttcttttttttttttttttgaggcaagtctcgctctctcacccaggctagagtgcagaggcgtgatctcggctcaccgcagtctccacctcccagattcaagtgattctcctgcctcagcttcccgagtagctggggttacaggtgcccgccaccatgcctggctaagttttgtattttcagtagagatggggtttcaccatgttggccaggctggtctcaaactcctggcctcaagtgatctgcctgcctcagcctcccaaagtgctaggattataggcgtgagccaccatgcccagcccaactAGCCCTATTATTAATGGAGCATTTTTAAATAGGTAGCtcaaaataagcatatgaaaagatgctcaacatcattagtcattggggaaatacaaatcaaatcaAAGCAACAGTGAAAAAATACTACATACCCACtagaatggttaaaatgaaaaagactgttaaatgaaatacaaaatgttGGGAAAATGTGGAGCGTTCAtgtgctgttggtgggaatgtaaaatggtacaactactttgtaaaacagtttggcagttcgtTAAaagtgtggccgggcgcagtggctcacacctgtgatcccagcactttgggaggccaagatgggtggatcacgaggtcaggagatcgagaccatccttgttaacatggtgaaaccccgtttctactaaaaatacaaaaaattagccgggtgtggtggtgggcacctgtagtcccagctactcggcaggctgaggcaggagactggcatgaacccgggaggtagagcttgcagtgagccgagattgcgccactgcactccagcctgggccacagagcaagactctgcctcaaaaaaaaaaaaaggtaagtgtACACTTACCATACAAACTAGACATTCCAAACTTAGGTACTGACCCAAGAGAAATGATAACATGTGCTGCACAAAAACGTATATACAAATGCTTCTAACAGTTTTATCTGCaataagcaaaaactggaaacaactcagtGTTGAAATGGTGAATGGATACACCAATTGTAGTAAATTCACAGAAttgaatactacacagcaataaaatgaaatcaattcCTGATACacacaacatggataaatctcaaagtAATAACGCAAGTGAAAAAAGCTGTTGCCCTGCAAAAAAAAGAGTACATCCCATCTGCTTCCATTCATAtccaattattaaaaattttcagCAGATCATAGactgtaaaaaaatatatataaaatgttagcaAACATATAGTGAGAAAAGGTGATCAATGGTTGCTTAAGGAATGGGCAGAGTGAAGGAGGGATGGCTTACAAAGGGGCATAAagtaggccaggtatggtggctcacacttgtaatcccagcattttgggaggcttagCAGGGTGAATAACTTGAagccagaggtttgagaccagcctggccaacatggcagaactctgtctctaataaaaagccctgtctctactaaaaaccctgtctccactaaaatgcCCTGTCTCTACTGAGTGTGGTAGCacaagcctgaaatcccagttactcaggaggctgaggcgtgagcatcacttgaacccaggagctggaggttgcagaaagccgagatcatgccactgcgcttcagcctacgcaacagagcaagactctgtctcaaaacaacccAAAGGGGCATAAGGAAACTCATGGGGATGATAGACATGTTCATTGCTTTGTTTGTGGCAGTGGTTTCatggagagatatatatatgtgtgtgtgtgtgtgtgtgtatatacctatatacgtatatatacctGTATATGTCAAAACAGATGAAATGATACACCTTGAATATGTACAATTTATCATACATCAAggatacttcaataaagctgtagatttctttttttaatgggtagcacatctttctcttttttcttggtgGATCAGACAAAAGGCTTAGAATGACCATAGCATGACAAGGAAGATTACAACAGAGACTTTCCTTCTTCTAGGAAACATACAAAAGAAGAGGGTGACAGAACAAAGGAAAGAGCATATTTAGTGATTTTATATTCTCCGCTACTCCTATGACAAGGACCACATTCCTTCCTTCAGAATGTCATTCTCAAAGTCAGAGACCACAGAAAGGAGGTTTTCCAATTTAAGAACATCAACTCTGTGAATCATAATTCTGTCTTTCCACTTCACCAAGAGTCAGCAGGTGGTGCTAGTGACTAAAAAGTGACTTGGCAGACAAGAGGCAAgtttccaggaaaagaaaaattactgtcTAAGATTATCTGATATGTTGATCatttgagagaaaatattaataggCATTTGCCAGAATTGACATTTAGGAAATAAATTGAAGACAGGAACATAGTaaacaaagtaaaattttaaataaattataattgaaCAATAAACAAAGGGTTGTTCAAGACATGCATCAATATATACTACTTGGCTCCTTGATGGGTATCATTTACACAGTAATACTAATGTAAACACTGACTACTGATTCAGCCAGAATTATGCTATAACTTTCTATTGGGAGGATGAGgtaagaggaaaggaaaggtggGAATATAGCATGATGTAAGAGTTAAAATTTCAATTACTATAACCATAAGAGAGTAGATAtgtctaatatttattttgtttccttttttttttttttgagatggagtctctcactgttgcccaggctggcgtgcagtggcacaatctcagctcactgcaacctccgcatcccgggttcaagcgattctcctgtctcagcctcccgagtagctgtgactacaggcatgcaccaccaggcctgtctactttttatatttttgatagaggtgggtttcaccatgttggtcaggctggtctcaaactcctgacctcaagagatccacccacctcagcctctcaaaatatatatataatgttagcAAATATATAGTGAGAAAAGGAGATCAATGGTTGCTTAAGGGATGGGCAGAGAGAAGGAGGAATGGCTTACAAAGGGGCATGAAGTAGGCTCTGTtgttctcactctgtcgccagactggagtgcagtggcccaatctcggctcaccctatcctccacctttcaggttcaagcaattctcatgcctcagcctcccaagtagttgggattacaggcgtgagccaccacaccgagcctaggtgtatttttatattttcaacacCCAGTCTGGCACatgatttgtaaatgtttttaaaaaggaaaataggcCAGGCCAGGtaggtggtttatgcctgtaatcccagcactttgggaggccaaggctggtggatcacctgaggccaggagttcgagaccagcctgaccaacatggtaaaccccatctccactaaaaatacaaaaattagcccagcatggtggtgtggcctgtagccccagctatttgggaggctgaggcaggagaatcacttgaacccaggaggtggaggttgcagtgagctgagattgcgccactgccactccagcctgggtaacagagcgagactctctctcaaaaaaaaaaaaaaaaaaaaaaaaaaaaaaaaaaaaaaaagaaagaaaaaaaagaaaaagaaatatgaagtgCATACCAGACGAAAAAGCTGAAAGaggggcagggtgcggtggcttgtgcctataatcctaggcATGGATTTAAGAGGCCTAGgtaggtggat
Protein-coding sequences here:
- the HJV gene encoding hemojuvelin isoform X1 translates to MGEQGQSPSPRSSHGSPPTLSTLTLLLLLCGHAHSQCKILRCNAEYVSSTLSLRGGGSSGALRGGGGGGGRGGGVGSGGLCRALRSYALCTRRTARTCRGDLAFHSAVHGIEDLMIQHNCSRQGPTAPPPPRGPALPGAGSGLPAPDPCDYEGRFSRLHGRPPGFLHCASFGDPHVRSFHHHFHTCRVQGAWPLLDNDFLFVQATSSPMALGANATATRKLTIIFKNMQECIDQKVYQAEVDNLPAAFEDGSVNGGDRPGGSSLSIQTANPGNHVEIQAAYIGTTIIIRQTAGQLSFSIKVAEDVAMAFSAEQDLQLCVGGCPPSQRLSRSERSRRGAITIDTARRLCKEGLPVEDAYFHSCVFDVLISGDPNFTVAAQAALEDARAFLPDLDKLHLFPSDAGVSLSSATFLAPPLSGLFVLWLCIQ
- the HJV gene encoding hemojuvelin isoform X2; translated protein: MIQHNCSRQGPTAPPPPRGPALPGAGSGLPAPDPCDYEGRFSRLHGRPPGFLHCASFGDPHVRSFHHHFHTCRVQGAWPLLDNDFLFVQATSSPMALGANATATRKLTIIFKNMQECIDQKVYQAEVDNLPAAFEDGSVNGGDRPGGSSLSIQTANPGNHVEIQAAYIGTTIIIRQTAGQLSFSIKVAEDVAMAFSAEQDLQLCVGGCPPSQRLSRSERSRRGAITIDTARRLCKEGLPVEDAYFHSCVFDVLISGDPNFTVAAQAALEDARAFLPDLDKLHLFPSDAGVSLSSATFLAPPLSGLFVLWLCIQ